One window from the genome of Mastacembelus armatus chromosome 18, fMasArm1.2, whole genome shotgun sequence encodes:
- the cnpy4 gene encoding protein canopy 4, translating to MKPCGRLCMQIPNRFVTADEDERLPNKCEVCKFLTVELQDALEKTGRSKEVLEVGEVLDTGKRRRKIKYNTSETRFTEAVDNICERILQYNVHAERPGSLRYAKGTSQTMTTLKDLVNKGVKVELGLPYELWDAPSIEVSDMKKQCETMLEQYEEVVEDWYFHHQDQRLENFLCENHVLETSEQECLKEVWKGDMGKKEVAKEAAGGRAEEQGAKDNEEEEEEEEEGNTHDAGEL from the exons atgaaaccTTGCGGGCGCTTATGCATGCAGATACCGAACAG gtttGTCACGGCGGACGAAGACGAGAGACTGCCGAATAAATGCGAAG TGTGTAAGTTTCTGACAGTGGAGCTGCAGGACGCGCTGGAGAAAACGGGTCGCTCCAAAGAAGTGCTGGAGGTCGGAGAAGTGCTGGACACtgggaagagaaggagaaaaataaaatacaacaccTC GGAAACACGGTTCACTGAGGCAGTGGACAACATCTGTGAGCGCATCCTGCAGTATAATGTTCATGCTGAGAGGCCTGGCAGCCTCCGATACGCCAAG GGCACCAGCCAAACCATGACAACACTGAAGGACCTGGTCAACAAGGGAGTGAAAGTGGAGCTGGGCCTGCCGTACGAGCTGTGGGACGCACCTTCTATTGAGGTGTCTGACATGAAAAAACAG TGTGAGACCATGCTGGAGCAGTatgaggaggtggtggaggattGGTACTTCCACCATCAGGACCAGAGGCTGGAGAACTTCCTCTGTGAAAACCACGTCCTCGAGACGTCAGAGCAAG AATGTCTAAAGGAGGTGTGGAAAGGAgacatggggaaaaaagaagtgGCTAAGGAGGCGGCAGGCGGCAGAGCAGAAGAACAGGGAGCAAAAGacaatgaggaggaggaggaggaggaggaggagggaaacaCACATGATGCTGGAGAGCTTtga
- the LOC113145520 gene encoding calpain-5 yields MPERVSDFEGQSFHKLRRACLRRGALFKDPLFPASAQSLFYKRKPPPGLTWKRPREICKDPRLFVDGISTRDLHQGILGNCWMVAAISCLASEPFLWKKVIPDHTAQEWNPKRPDLYAGIFHFRFWRLGRWMDVVVDDRLPVSGDGVLLFCRSATPREFWSALLEKAYAKLNGCYEALEGGNTAEALIDFTGGVSEPLSLDRETLSLHSDQRRAFFQTLAKAHERKALITCYIRPAEGETVESVLDCGLVRGHAYGITAVRKVRLGEKLLKSGGMSRIFMVRMRNPWGTTDWMGAWSQGSQQWQQMSRAEREKMGLIVRDVGEFWLDFEDFCRYFTDVVVCRLVERPLLWPTSHWREVRCYGEWAPAPTPPAEPPSTILRSDSVKSNIKPGGTKQQGNRKEARLGESQQEGRKEGKCGKDKLVGKVTKEEGGGEMSGSWEAQMDKRSRCGGCINHRDTFLHNPQFMFEVRDKEEEVLICLQQEDRRIQRKDGGGENLPIGFEVLKVEVNRCSRVQCVVEQAASSVYMDSRSVTLRSTLAPGRYVVLPTTFLPGTTGCFLLRLFSHSHVQLRELRDDLPSPSVFHCLLPQPTVVTTVHLRRASGLSTPNHRAPDVYAIVWCENCTIRTRVFKETGNPEFNLRTIFYRRYPNTDISLELWSRGLLWDSVLGGARLRTAESERSRSHVISLQGGQSRSGCRGWVYLETSSSVCLTDL; encoded by the exons ATGCCAGAGAGGGTGAGTGACTTCGAGGGTCAGAGCTTCCACAAGCTGAGGAGGGCCTGTCTGCGTCGAGGTGCCCTCTTCAAGGATCCCCTGTTCCCTGCATCTGCCCAGTCCCTATTTTACAAAAGGAAGCCTCCGCCAGGACTGACCTGGAAGAGGCCCAGG GAGATATGTAAGGACCCCCGTTTGTTTGTTGATGGCATCAGCACTCGTGATTTACACCAAGGCATTCTGGGTAACTGCTGGATGGTGGCTGCCATTTCCTGCCTGGCATCTGAGCCATTTCTGTGGAAGAAG GTGATACCCGATCATACGGCTCAAGAGTGGAACCCAAAGCGTCCAGATCTGTACGCAGGGATCTTCCATTTCCGGTTCTGGCGCCTTGGCCGCTGGATGGACGTCGTTGTGGACGACCGCCTGCCTGTAAGTGGTGACGGGGTGCTGCTGTTTTGTCGCTCGGCCACACCTAGGGAGTTTTGGAGCGCCCTGCTGGAAAAGGCCTACGCCAA GCTAAATGGCTGCTATGAGGCCCTGGAGGGAGGAAACACTGCAGAGGCCCTGATTGACTTCACTGGAGGAGTTTCGGAGCCCCTCAGTCTGGATCGTGAGACTCTCAGCCTGCACAGTGACCAGAGAAGGGCGTTCTTCCAGACGTTAGCCAAGGCGCACGAACGCAAAGCCCTCATAACCTGCTACATACGG CCAGCAGAGGGGGAGACAGTGGAGTCAGTGTTGGACTGCGGCCTGGTGCGAGGTCACGCTTATGGGATCACAGCGGTGAGGAAGGTGAGGCTCGGGGAGAAGCTGCTGAAGAGTGGTGGGATGTCCAGGATCTTCATGGTGAGGATGAGGAATCCATGGGGAACCACAGACTGGATGGGTGCCTGGAGTCAGGG GTCACAGCAGTGGCAACAGATGAGTCGGGCAGAGCGGGAGAAAATGGGCCTCATTGTTCGAGATGTTGGGGAATTCTG gcTGGATTTCGAAGATTTCTGTCGCTACTTCACAGATGTGGTGGTGTGCCGCCTGGTGGAGAGACCTCTGCTGTGGCCAACCTCTCACTGGAGAGAAGTACGTTGCTATGGGGAGTGGGCTCCTGCTCCCACTCCTCCTGCTGAACCTCCATCCACCATCCTCCGCAGTGACTCTGTGAAGAGCAACATCAAACCTGGAGGGACCAAGCAGCAAGGGAACCGGAAGGAGGCCAGACTTGGGGAGAGTCAGCAGGAGGGACGGAAAGAAGGAAAGTGTGGGAAAGACAAGCTGGTGGGAAAAGTGACAAaggaagaaggaggtggagagatGAGTGGAAGTTGGGAGGCACAGATGGATAAGAGGAGTCGATGTGGAGGATGCATTAACCACAGGGACACTTTCCTGCACAATCCACAG TTTATGTTTGAggtgagagacaaagaggaggaggtgctgatctgtctgcagcaggaggacagaaggatacagaggaaagatggaggaggagagaaccTACCTATTGGATTTGAGGTGCTGAAG GTGGAGGTAAACCGCTGCAGCCGGGTGCAGTGTGTGGTGGAGCAGGCAGCCAGCTCCGTCTACATGGACTCCCGCAGCGTTACACTGAGGAGCACCTTGGCTCCGGGCCGCTATGTCGTACTGCCCACAACCTTCCTGCCAGGAACCACCGGATGCTTTTTACTGCGACTTTTCTCTCATTCCCACGTCCAACTGAG GGAACTGAGGGATGATTTGCCATCTCCTTCTGTATTCCACTGTTTACTGCCTCAACCCACTGTAGTGACCACAGTCCATCTCCGCAGGGCGTCAGGACTCAGCACTCCCAATCACAGAG CTCCAGACGTTTATGCAATAGTGTGGTGTGAGAACTGCACCATACGGACTCGCGTGTTCAAGGAGACTGGAAACCCAGAGTTCAACCTCAGAACCATCTTCTACCGGCGATACCCCAACACAGACATCTCTCTTGAG TTATGGAGCAGAGGTTTGCTGTGGGACTCGGTGCTCGGTGGGGCCCGACTCCGGACAGCTGAGTCTGAGAGGAGTCGGAGTCATGTGATTAGTCTACAGGGCGGCCAGT